In Rattus rattus isolate New Zealand chromosome 9, Rrattus_CSIRO_v1, whole genome shotgun sequence, a genomic segment contains:
- the Timm22 gene encoding mitochondrial import inner membrane translocase subunit Tim22 has protein sequence MAAAKAGASAPEAAGSAEAPLQYSLLLQHLVGDKRQPRLLEPGSLGGIPSPAKSEEQKMIERAMESCAFKAVLACVGGFVLGGAFGVFTAGIDTNVGFDPKDPYRTPTAREVLKDMGQRGMSYAKNFAIVGAMFSCTECLVESYRGKSDWKNSVISGCITGGAIGFRAGVKAGAIGCGGFAAFSAAIDYYLR, from the exons ATGGCGGCCGCCAAGGCTGGGGCTTCAGCTCCTGAGGCGGCGGGTTCCGCCGAAGCTCCGTTGCAGTACAGCCTCCTTCTTCAGCACCTGGTGGGCGACAAGCGTCAGCCACGGCTTCTGGAGCCTGGCAGTCTGGGCGGGATCCCGAGTCCTGCCAAGAGCGAGGAGCAGAAGATGATCGAGAGGGCGATGGAAAGTTGCGCCTTCAAGGCTGTGCTGGCCTGTGTGGGAG GATTTGTCTTGGGAGGTGCATTTGGTGTCTTTACTGCTGGCATTGATACCAACGTGGGCTTTGACCCCAAGGACCCTTACCGGACACCAACTGCAAGAGAAGTCCTGAAGGACATGGGACAGAGAGGAATGTCCTATGCCAAAAATTTTGCCATTGTGGGTGCCATGTTTTCCTGTACTGAGTGTCTGGTAGAGTCT TACCGGGGGAAGTCAGACTGGAAGAACAGCGTCATCAGCGGCTGCATCACTGGTGGAGCCATCGGCTTCAGAG CTGGAGTAAAGGCCGGGGCCATAGGTTGTGGAGGTTTTGCTGCTTTCTCTGCTGCAATCGATTATTACCTACGGTGA